A single Candidatus Deferrimicrobium sp. DNA region contains:
- the sucC gene encoding ADP-forming succinate--CoA ligase subunit beta: MNIHEYQAKAVLSKYGVAVPKGKVADTPAEAEIIAEEFGTAVVVKAQIHAGGRGKGGGVKFAKTPAEAREYAKQIIGMTLVTHQTGPQGKKVKRVLVEQAGKIKRELYLGMVIDRGLSRVVMMASTEGGMEIETVAAKTPEKILKEWVDPAVGLMPFQARKLAFGLGIPGELTGKAVKFMTGLYKAFVDTDCSLAEINPLVLTEDGDIVALDAKMNFDGNGLFRHKDIEVLRDFDEEDPTETEASRFGLSYISLDGDIGCMVNGAGLAMATMDMIKHCGGSPANFLDVGGGASAEQVTNAFRLILSDAKVKAILVNIFGGIMRCDIIAEGVVAAAKTLGLSVPLVVRLEGTNVEKGKEILAAAKLNIIPAADMGDAAKKVVLAAAGRAN, encoded by the coding sequence ATGAATATTCACGAGTACCAAGCCAAGGCCGTTCTGTCCAAGTACGGCGTGGCCGTCCCGAAGGGGAAGGTCGCGGATACCCCGGCGGAGGCGGAGATCATCGCCGAGGAGTTCGGAACCGCGGTCGTCGTGAAAGCCCAGATCCACGCCGGTGGGCGTGGCAAGGGCGGCGGCGTGAAGTTCGCGAAAACCCCCGCGGAGGCGCGGGAGTACGCGAAGCAGATCATCGGGATGACCCTGGTGACCCACCAGACGGGACCCCAGGGGAAGAAGGTGAAGCGGGTGCTGGTCGAGCAGGCCGGCAAGATCAAGCGGGAACTCTACCTCGGCATGGTCATCGACCGGGGGCTTTCCCGGGTCGTGATGATGGCCTCCACCGAAGGCGGGATGGAGATCGAGACGGTGGCGGCGAAAACGCCCGAGAAGATCCTGAAGGAGTGGGTCGACCCGGCCGTGGGCCTCATGCCGTTCCAGGCGCGCAAGCTCGCGTTCGGGCTCGGGATCCCCGGGGAGCTGACGGGGAAGGCGGTCAAGTTCATGACCGGCCTCTACAAGGCGTTCGTCGACACCGACTGCTCCCTGGCGGAGATCAACCCCCTCGTGCTGACCGAGGACGGCGACATCGTCGCCCTCGACGCCAAGATGAACTTCGACGGGAACGGCCTGTTCCGCCACAAGGACATCGAGGTGCTGAGGGACTTCGACGAGGAGGACCCGACCGAGACCGAGGCGTCCCGCTTCGGCCTCTCCTACATCAGCCTCGACGGCGACATCGGCTGCATGGTCAACGGCGCGGGACTCGCGATGGCCACGATGGACATGATCAAGCATTGCGGCGGCAGCCCGGCGAACTTCCTCGACGTGGGCGGCGGCGCCAGCGCCGAGCAGGTGACCAACGCCTTCCGGCTCATCCTGTCCGACGCGAAGGTGAAGGCGATCCTGGTGAACATCTTCGGCGGCATCATGCGGTGCGACATCATCGCCGAAGGCGTCGTGGCGGCGGCGAAGACCCTGGGTCTCTCGGTTCCCCTGGTCGTCCGGCTCGAGGGGACGAACGTGGAGAAGGGGAAGGAGATCCTCGCGGCGGCCAAGCTCAACATCATTCCCGCGGCCGACATGGGCGACGCGGCGAAGAAAGTCGTCCTGGCCGCCGCCGGCCGGGCGAACTAA
- the sucD gene encoding succinate--CoA ligase subunit alpha translates to MSIFINKETKVLVQGITGSVGAFHTKQMLEYGTKIVGGVTPGKAGSKIEGVPVFNSVYDAVKATGANASVVYVPPGFAADAICEAFDAELDIVICITEGIPILDMVKAKRFMDGKKTRLVGPNCPGVITPGECKIGIMPGYIHKPGTIGIVSKSGTLTYEAVHQVTTIGLGQSTCIGIGGDPINGTNFIDVLSAFQADPKTEAVIMIGEIGGTAEEEAAAYVKAKMTKPVVGFVAGQTAPKGKRMGHAGAIISGGKGTAAEKIEAFRAAGISVSETPSDMGNTLARRLGMTVK, encoded by the coding sequence ATGAGCATCTTCATCAATAAGGAAACCAAGGTTCTCGTCCAGGGGATCACGGGCTCCGTGGGGGCGTTCCACACGAAGCAGATGCTGGAGTACGGCACGAAAATCGTCGGCGGAGTGACCCCCGGCAAGGCGGGCTCCAAAATCGAGGGCGTGCCCGTTTTCAACTCCGTGTACGACGCGGTCAAGGCGACCGGGGCCAACGCGTCGGTCGTCTACGTCCCGCCGGGCTTCGCGGCCGACGCGATCTGCGAGGCGTTCGATGCGGAGCTGGACATCGTCATCTGCATCACAGAGGGGATTCCCATCCTCGACATGGTGAAGGCGAAGCGGTTCATGGACGGGAAGAAAACCCGGCTGGTGGGGCCGAACTGCCCGGGCGTCATCACCCCCGGGGAGTGCAAGATCGGGATCATGCCCGGCTACATCCACAAGCCGGGAACGATCGGCATCGTCTCCAAGTCGGGAACGCTGACCTACGAGGCGGTCCACCAGGTGACCACCATCGGCCTGGGGCAGTCCACCTGCATCGGCATCGGGGGCGATCCGATCAACGGGACGAACTTCATCGACGTCCTTTCCGCGTTCCAGGCCGATCCGAAGACCGAGGCGGTCATCATGATCGGCGAGATCGGCGGCACGGCGGAGGAAGAGGCGGCCGCCTACGTGAAAGCGAAGATGACCAAGCCGGTGGTCGGCTTCGTGGCGGGGCAGACGGCTCCCAAGGGGAAGCGGATGGGCCACGCCGGCGCCATCATCTCCGGCGGCAAGGGGACGGCGGCGGAGAAGATCGAGGCGTTCAGGGCGGCGGGGATCTCCGTGTCCGAGACACCCTCCGACATGGGGAACACGCTCGCCCGCCGTCTCGGGATGACAGTTAAATAA
- a CDS encoding 4Fe-4S dicluster domain-containing protein: MAKEQLAEKIEATENAKVKISIIPRYCKGCEICVKLCPTQVLGMDMFKVKVVDIDKCTICMACELRCPDFAIFVEKK, from the coding sequence ATGGCGAAGGAACAGTTGGCGGAGAAGATCGAGGCGACCGAGAACGCGAAAGTCAAGATCAGCATCATCCCGAGGTATTGCAAGGGGTGCGAGATCTGCGTGAAGCTGTGCCCGACACAGGTCCTGGGGATGGACATGTTCAAGGTGAAGGTAGTGGACATCGACAAGTGCACGATCTGCATGGCGTGCGAGCTCCGGTGTCCCGACTTCGCCATCTTCGTCGAGAAGAAATAG
- a CDS encoding 2-oxoacid:acceptor oxidoreductase subunit alpha, protein MGKIKLLQGNEACAEGAVYAGCTFFAGYPITPSTEVAEFMAKRLPLIGGAFMQMEDEIAAMAAVIGGSLAGSKALTATSGPGFSLKQENMGFAMLTEVPCVIVNVMRGGPSTGVPTGPGQSDIMQCKWGTHGDHPAICLTPAYVQEIFSETVRAFNLSEKYRTPVTIAFDEIVGHMRERIEIPDSGVLPVVNRTKPTCPPSEYLPYDDSKGDIPPMANFFEGYRYHVTGLNHGTDGFPVNASPRIHTDELRLIRKVEGNKADIVKFEETQLEDAEVAIFAYGVSGRSAKTAVEAARKEGIKAGLFRPLTIWPFPEEQVAAISSRVKAIIVPELSLGQIIFEVDRCAKGRCKVEGIYRVDGDPINPAQILAKLKEVK, encoded by the coding sequence GTGGGCAAGATCAAGCTGCTCCAGGGGAACGAGGCGTGCGCGGAGGGCGCCGTTTATGCGGGGTGCACCTTCTTCGCCGGCTACCCGATCACCCCGTCGACCGAGGTGGCCGAGTTCATGGCGAAGCGTCTTCCGCTGATCGGCGGGGCGTTCATGCAAATGGAGGACGAGATCGCGGCGATGGCCGCGGTGATCGGCGGTTCGCTCGCGGGCTCCAAGGCCCTTACCGCCACTTCCGGGCCGGGCTTCTCGCTCAAGCAGGAGAACATGGGGTTCGCCATGCTGACCGAGGTTCCGTGCGTCATCGTCAACGTGATGCGCGGCGGCCCGTCGACCGGCGTCCCTACCGGCCCCGGCCAGAGCGACATCATGCAATGCAAGTGGGGTACGCACGGCGACCACCCGGCCATCTGCCTCACCCCGGCGTACGTCCAGGAGATCTTCTCCGAGACGGTCCGGGCGTTCAACCTCTCTGAGAAGTACCGCACCCCCGTGACCATCGCCTTCGACGAGATCGTCGGACACATGCGGGAGCGGATCGAGATTCCCGACTCGGGCGTCCTGCCGGTCGTCAACCGCACCAAGCCGACCTGTCCCCCCTCCGAGTACCTGCCGTACGACGACAGCAAGGGGGACATTCCCCCGATGGCGAACTTCTTCGAGGGGTACCGGTATCACGTGACGGGGCTGAACCACGGTACCGACGGATTCCCCGTGAACGCCTCCCCGAGGATCCACACCGACGAGTTGCGGCTGATCCGGAAGGTCGAGGGGAACAAGGCGGACATCGTCAAGTTCGAGGAAACCCAACTCGAGGATGCCGAGGTGGCGATCTTCGCCTACGGCGTCTCCGGCCGGTCCGCGAAGACGGCGGTCGAGGCGGCCCGGAAGGAAGGGATCAAGGCGGGGCTGTTCCGCCCGTTGACCATCTGGCCGTTTCCCGAGGAGCAGGTCGCGGCGATCTCCTCCCGCGTCAAGGCGATCATCGTTCCGGAACTCTCCCTGGGGCAGATCATCTTCGAGGTGGACCGGTGCGCGAAGGGCAGGTGCAAGGTGGAGGGGATCTACCGCGTGGACGGCGATCCGATCAACCCGGCGCAGATCCTGGCCAAGCTAAAGGAGGTCAAGTAA
- a CDS encoding 2-oxoacid:ferredoxin oxidoreductase subunit beta — protein sequence MAFDYDQYIRGGKLPHIWCPGCTYGIVFKSLLRAVDTLKLNRDDIALVSGIGCASRLPGYVDFNTLHTTHGRALGFATGIKMAKPDKHVLVVSGDGDATAIGGNHFIHACRRNIDITVLVFNNFIYGMTGGQYSPTTPSGHLATTMPYGNIDPSFNIPELAKGAGASFVARGTAYHAAGLDKLIIEAMQHKGLSVVEIMNACPTTHGRRNKFKSPTDMLLWMKDTFIPAVAFDKLPPEKTVGKLPMGVLYKKEGLPEYCETYYGLVARLKQKEGRA from the coding sequence ATGGCGTTCGATTACGACCAATACATCCGCGGCGGGAAACTGCCCCACATCTGGTGCCCGGGGTGCACCTACGGGATCGTCTTCAAGTCGCTCCTGCGCGCCGTCGATACCCTGAAGCTCAACCGTGATGATATCGCGCTTGTGTCCGGGATCGGGTGCGCGTCCCGGCTTCCGGGATACGTCGATTTCAACACCCTGCACACCACGCACGGCAGGGCGCTTGGGTTCGCCACCGGGATCAAGATGGCGAAACCGGACAAGCACGTGCTCGTGGTCAGCGGCGACGGCGACGCGACGGCGATCGGCGGGAATCACTTCATCCACGCCTGCCGCCGGAACATCGACATCACCGTCCTCGTCTTCAACAACTTCATCTACGGGATGACCGGTGGACAGTACTCCCCGACGACCCCGTCCGGCCACCTGGCCACCACGATGCCGTACGGCAACATCGACCCGTCGTTCAACATCCCCGAGCTGGCGAAGGGGGCGGGGGCGAGCTTCGTCGCGCGCGGGACCGCCTACCACGCGGCGGGGCTGGACAAGCTGATCATCGAGGCGATGCAGCACAAGGGCCTCTCGGTGGTCGAGATCATGAACGCCTGCCCCACCACGCACGGGCGGCGGAACAAATTCAAGAGCCCGACGGACATGCTCCTGTGGATGAAGGACACCTTCATCCCTGCCGTCGCGTTCGACAAGCTGCCTCCGGAGAAGACGGTCGGGAAGCTCCCCATGGGCGTTCTCTACAAGAAGGAGGGGCTCCCCGAGTACTGCGAGACCTACTACGGGTTGGTCGCACGGCTGAAGCAGAAAGAGGGGAGGGCGTAA
- a CDS encoding 2-oxoacid:acceptor oxidoreductase family protein yields the protein MSGRYEIRFSGSGGQGLILAGVIFAEAATIFDKKTAVQSQSYGPEARGGASKSEVIISDSAIDFPKATEIDLMLALTPEACMKYYKDIKPSGTLLVDEDFVKETPKGAFKVVRLPIIRTASEEIGKAFVANIVALGAITALTGQVSIAAVEKAVLSRVPKGTEDLNKKALMAGYDLVKSKVT from the coding sequence ATGAGTGGACGATACGAGATCCGGTTTTCCGGCTCCGGCGGACAGGGGTTGATCCTGGCCGGGGTCATCTTTGCCGAGGCGGCGACGATCTTCGACAAGAAGACGGCCGTGCAGAGCCAATCGTACGGTCCCGAGGCCCGCGGCGGGGCGTCCAAGTCGGAAGTCATCATCTCCGACTCCGCGATCGACTTCCCGAAGGCGACCGAGATCGACCTGATGCTCGCCCTCACTCCCGAGGCGTGCATGAAGTATTACAAGGACATCAAGCCGAGCGGTACCCTGCTGGTCGACGAGGACTTCGTGAAAGAGACCCCCAAGGGGGCGTTCAAGGTCGTCCGTCTTCCCATCATCCGCACCGCGTCCGAGGAGATCGGGAAGGCGTTCGTCGCCAACATCGTCGCCCTCGGCGCAATCACAGCCCTCACGGGCCAGGTGAGCATCGCGGCGGTGGAGAAGGCGGTCCTTTCCCGGGTTCCGAAGGGGACGGAAGACCTGAACAAGAAGGCGCTCATGGCGGGGTATGACCTCGTCAAGTCGAAGGTCACCTGA
- the ndk gene encoding nucleoside-diphosphate kinase, with protein MGKQRTLSIVKPDGVRKGVIGEVVRRFEASGIRIVAMRMLHLTKKEAEGFYAVHRERPFFGSLTEFMSSGPIVVMVLEGENVIARNRLLMGATDPKKADRGTIRSDLADNVEQNIVHGSDAPETAEIEIAYFFSNLDIVS; from the coding sequence ATGGGAAAGCAGCGCACCCTGTCGATCGTGAAACCCGACGGGGTCCGCAAGGGCGTCATCGGCGAGGTGGTCCGCCGCTTCGAGGCGTCGGGGATCCGAATCGTGGCGATGCGGATGCTCCACCTCACGAAAAAAGAGGCGGAGGGATTCTACGCCGTCCACCGGGAGCGTCCCTTCTTCGGGTCGCTCACGGAATTCATGTCGTCCGGGCCGATCGTCGTGATGGTGCTGGAAGGGGAGAACGTCATCGCGCGCAACCGGCTGCTGATGGGGGCCACCGACCCGAAGAAGGCCGACCGGGGGACGATCCGGTCCGACCTGGCCGACAACGTGGAGCAGAACATTGTCCACGGGTCCGACGCTCCCGAAACGGCTGAAATTGAAATAGCGTATTTTTTCAGTAATTTGGATATCGTAAGTTAA